One genomic region from Anabaena sp. PCC 7108 encodes:
- a CDS encoding Uma2 family endonuclease yields the protein MTTVINQSLTLDEFLKLPETKPVREYINGEIIAKPMPKGKHSRLQLKLCNRINDITEAEKIAYAFPELRCSFGVRSVIPDIAVFKWSGIPFTNDGEVPNDFFLPPDWTIEILSPEQNSNRVIDNILYCLNHGCLLGWLIDPEDRSILIFRPHQQPELLRGDQNLPMLEGINLQLKVNQVFGWLKMGS from the coding sequence ATGACAACAGTAATTAATCAATCCCTCACCTTAGATGAATTTCTCAAACTACCAGAAACCAAACCTGTTAGAGAATATATCAACGGTGAAATTATTGCCAAACCAATGCCAAAAGGTAAACATAGCCGCTTACAATTAAAACTTTGTAATCGTATTAACGATATCACCGAAGCCGAAAAAATCGCTTATGCTTTTCCTGAGTTGCGTTGTAGTTTTGGTGTGCGTTCCGTAATACCTGATATAGCAGTTTTTAAATGGTCTGGTATTCCCTTTACTAATGATGGAGAAGTCCCTAATGATTTCTTTCTTCCTCCAGATTGGACAATTGAAATTCTGTCTCCTGAACAAAATTCAAATCGAGTGATAGATAATATTTTATATTGTTTAAATCATGGTTGTTTATTAGGTTGGTTAATAGATCCAGAAGACCGTTCTATTTTAATTTTTCGTCCCCATCAACAACCGGAATTGTTACGAGGTGATCAGAATTTACCAATGTTAGAGGGAATTAATTTACAATTAAAAGTTAATCAAGTATTTGGTTGGTTGAAAATGGGTAGTTAA
- a CDS encoding DUF3153 domain-containing protein, protein MNISNLQKNVLSLIKAFTFMFIKTKIKPILWFVISATFMLSGCVQYDLGINFNNTNNGEIVQHIQLSEKLTSFSGDYIWEWLNSLERRAQKLEGSAKRISPEELIVKIPFSNVRELQEKFSGFFNYRTEKNSNQVPQDSEIPTISSNLLVEENNFLLLSRNRLIYDLDLRSLSALTSKGNGLAGHGSIINLDFNLQTPWGVKNIQQTEDAIKPEKHGNQLVWKLKSGELNHIEVVFWLPNLLGIGTLIIILFVWGGFYLRYTLLPEPELSGLKDL, encoded by the coding sequence ATGAATATATCTAATTTACAAAAAAATGTATTATCGTTGATTAAAGCATTTACTTTCATGTTCATTAAAACCAAAATAAAACCTATTTTATGGTTTGTAATATCTGCCACTTTCATGTTATCTGGTTGCGTTCAATATGATTTAGGAATTAACTTTAACAATACCAATAATGGCGAAATAGTACAGCATATTCAGTTATCTGAGAAATTAACCAGCTTTAGCGGTGATTATATCTGGGAATGGTTAAATAGTTTAGAACGTCGCGCCCAAAAATTAGAAGGTTCAGCAAAGCGGATTTCTCCAGAAGAACTAATTGTCAAAATTCCCTTTAGTAACGTTAGAGAATTACAAGAAAAGTTTAGCGGATTTTTCAACTATCGCACTGAAAAAAATTCTAATCAAGTCCCCCAAGATTCAGAAATACCAACAATTTCTTCCAACTTACTAGTAGAGGAAAACAATTTTTTACTATTATCAAGAAATCGGTTAATTTATGATTTAGATTTGCGTTCCCTTTCTGCACTTACCAGCAAAGGAAACGGTTTAGCTGGTCATGGTTCAATTATCAACTTAGACTTTAACTTACAGACACCTTGGGGAGTTAAAAACATTCAACAAACCGAAGATGCTATCAAACCCGAAAAGCATGGAAATCAATTAGTTTGGAAACTTAAATCTGGTGAATTAAATCATATAGAAGTAGTTTTCTGGCTTCCTAACTTATTAGGTATTGGTACTTTGATAATTATTCTGTTTGTTTGGGGTGGTTTTTATTTGCGATATACATTATTACCTGAACCAGAATTATCAGGATTAAAGGATTTGTGA
- the pdxH gene encoding pyridoxamine 5'-phosphate oxidase → MDQSIANLRKDYTLQDLSENQIDLNPFIQFKNWFNQATLAQLPEPNAMTLATSTPDGKPSARMVLLKNFDERGFVLFTNYNSHKGQEIAKNPYGALVFWWAELERQVRIVGTVEKISPEESDGYFEVRPHNSRLGAWASNQSEVISGREVLESQLQEFQRQYANQEVPRPPHWGGFRVIPQEIEFWQGRSSRLHDRLLYTRLNDGSWKIERLSP, encoded by the coding sequence ATGGATCAAAGCATAGCTAACCTTCGCAAAGACTATACATTGCAAGATTTGAGTGAAAATCAAATTGACCTTAATCCTTTTATACAATTTAAAAATTGGTTTAATCAGGCAACTTTAGCACAATTACCTGAACCTAATGCCATGACTTTGGCTACATCTACCCCAGATGGTAAACCCTCGGCGAGAATGGTATTACTGAAGAATTTTGACGAACGGGGTTTTGTTTTATTCACTAACTACAATAGTCACAAAGGACAAGAAATTGCCAAAAATCCTTATGGGGCTTTGGTTTTCTGGTGGGCTGAATTAGAACGTCAAGTGAGAATTGTGGGAACTGTAGAAAAGATTTCTCCAGAAGAGTCTGATGGCTATTTTGAGGTACGTCCCCATAATAGTCGCTTAGGTGCATGGGCTTCTAATCAAAGTGAGGTAATCTCCGGTAGAGAAGTTTTAGAATCACAATTACAAGAATTTCAACGCCAATATGCAAATCAGGAAGTTCCTAGACCACCTCATTGGGGAGGCTTTCGGGTAATTCCCCAGGAAATTGAATTTTGGCAGGGACGTTCTAGCCGTTTACATGACAGGTTGCTTTATACTCGGTTAAATGATGGCAGTTGGAAAATAGAACGTTTATCACCTTAA
- a CDS encoding flavin prenyltransferase UbiX, which translates to MLNDTKPLILGVSGASGLIYAIRALKFLLEAEYTIELVASKSTYIVWQAEQETRMPADPEGQEQFWREQAGVALAGKLRCHPWSDVGAGIASGSFRALGMIIIPCSMSTVAKLAVGLSSDLLERAADVQIKEGRKLVIVPRETPFSLIHLRNLTTLAETGVRVVPAIPAWYHHPQTIEDLVDFVVARSLDQLDIDCVPIQRWQGHR; encoded by the coding sequence GTGCTTAATGACACAAAACCTTTAATTTTGGGCGTATCCGGTGCATCAGGTTTGATTTACGCCATCCGCGCTCTTAAATTTCTTCTTGAAGCAGAGTATACGATTGAACTAGTTGCCTCTAAATCAACTTACATAGTTTGGCAAGCAGAACAAGAAACTCGAATGCCAGCAGACCCAGAAGGGCAAGAGCAATTTTGGCGAGAACAAGCTGGAGTGGCACTTGCCGGTAAACTGCGCTGTCATCCTTGGAGTGATGTTGGGGCTGGTATCGCCAGTGGTTCCTTTCGGGCTTTAGGGATGATTATCATACCATGTAGTATGAGTACAGTAGCAAAACTGGCAGTTGGCTTGAGTTCCGATTTACTAGAACGAGCTGCCGATGTCCAGATTAAAGAGGGACGCAAACTGGTCATTGTTCCTAGAGAAACTCCTTTTAGCTTGATTCACCTGCGTAACTTAACAACCTTAGCAGAAACAGGAGTGAGAGTCGTCCCCGCCATTCCGGCTTGGTATCATCATCCCCAAACCATTGAAGATTTAGTTGATTTTGTAGTAGCCCGTTCCTTAGATCAACTGGACATCGACTGTGTTCCCATCCAGCGCTGGCAAGGTCATCGTTAA
- a CDS encoding shikimate kinase, producing MMGVGKTTVGRLLAQQIGYGFLDTDDVIIKAVGKSINEIFVDEGEAAFRQLESDILAQVCAYTQLIIATGGGIVLKRENWGYLHHGLIVWLDVPVEILMNRLREDQTRPLLQDSHPEDKLLLLLEQRQSLYSQADLHITITETETPEQVATRIFTAIKSIIKTENSQQQN from the coding sequence ATGATGGGTGTAGGTAAGACCACAGTAGGACGCTTACTAGCACAGCAAATTGGTTATGGGTTTTTGGATACTGATGATGTCATAATTAAAGCTGTCGGAAAATCCATTAATGAGATATTTGTTGATGAAGGTGAAGCAGCATTTCGCCAGTTGGAGAGTGATATTCTCGCTCAAGTTTGTGCTTATACTCAGTTGATTATAGCCACTGGTGGGGGGATTGTACTCAAGCGAGAAAATTGGGGCTATTTGCATCATGGGTTGATTGTGTGGCTGGATGTACCAGTAGAAATACTGATGAATCGGTTAAGAGAAGATCAGACAAGACCTCTTTTACAAGATTCTCACCCTGAAGATAAATTGCTATTGCTCCTTGAACAACGCCAATCGCTTTATTCCCAAGCCGACTTACATATTACCATCACCGAGACAGAAACACCAGAACAAGTCGCCACAAGGATATTCACAGCAATTAAGAGCATTATCAAAACTGAAAATTCTCAGCAACAAAATTGA
- a CDS encoding tetratricopeptide repeat protein has protein sequence MTTESLEIAKSRYETGKLAFENGQYREAVENLEKASVLLARNTRFAGEVDIWLVTAYEAAGRTDDAIALCQQLRRHPHYETKKQARQLIYILQAPKLKRPKEWMTEIPDLDAISDHDSKRFVTATPKKSTPRQKSTEPEYVDLSTVNTRDNSFIWVALIAVGLTISYLVWLSF, from the coding sequence ATGACTACAGAAAGTTTAGAAATTGCCAAATCTCGTTACGAAACTGGAAAACTTGCTTTTGAAAATGGACAATATCGGGAAGCTGTAGAAAATCTGGAAAAAGCCAGCGTCTTGTTAGCAAGAAATACACGCTTTGCTGGTGAAGTAGATATTTGGTTAGTCACTGCTTATGAAGCTGCGGGAAGGACTGATGATGCGATCGCACTTTGTCAACAACTTCGTCGTCATCCCCACTATGAAACCAAGAAACAAGCACGGCAGTTAATCTACATCTTACAAGCTCCTAAGCTAAAAAGACCCAAGGAGTGGATGACAGAAATCCCCGATTTAGACGCAATTTCTGATCACGACTCCAAAAGGTTTGTCACCGCTACACCTAAAAAATCTACCCCCAGACAGAAGTCCACAGAACCAGAATATGTTGATCTCAGCACAGTCAATACAAGAGATAATAGTTTTATCTGGGTAGCGTTAATTGCAGTTGGTTTAACTATTTCTTATCTAGTTTGGTTAAGTTTTTGA
- a CDS encoding segregation/condensation protein A produces MDATELLETITRLIHQAEQGEIDPWDVQVISVIDRYLELMSPEVTARGYESDLSQSGQAFLSASMLVLFKANTLMQLSTVDNAEEDVIDEMITGEDGILSPVHRLQLERHLRRRPAAMPPPKRRVTLQELVKQLQIMANQLKLVEKVSKPHRPKRQPSMRTMREALELAHQENLTEVAVELEEMLHLSAKELNLEEHYLNLEQLVELWIQTKKPDKNGDSHDSEQSQLVSIFWALLLLSAQSKVELFQEEFYQEIKIRLPTGNREFPIGL; encoded by the coding sequence ATGGATGCTACCGAGCTACTGGAAACAATTACACGTCTTATTCATCAAGCTGAACAAGGGGAAATAGATCCTTGGGATGTACAGGTAATTTCGGTGATTGACCGTTACTTAGAACTAATGTCACCAGAAGTAACAGCCAGAGGCTATGAATCTGACTTGTCTCAATCTGGACAGGCTTTTTTATCAGCATCAATGCTTGTCTTATTTAAAGCAAATACATTAATGCAATTGTCAACAGTAGACAATGCGGAAGAAGATGTTATAGATGAGATGATAACAGGTGAAGATGGCATATTATCTCCTGTTCATCGTCTGCAATTAGAACGACACCTACGTCGTCGTCCAGCAGCAATGCCACCACCAAAACGCCGAGTAACTCTGCAAGAACTAGTCAAGCAATTGCAGATTATGGCTAACCAGCTGAAACTGGTAGAGAAAGTCAGCAAGCCTCACCGTCCCAAGCGTCAGCCTAGTATGCGAACCATGCGGGAAGCACTAGAATTAGCTCACCAAGAAAATCTGACGGAAGTAGCTGTAGAACTAGAAGAGATGTTGCATCTATCTGCAAAAGAGCTAAATTTAGAGGAACATTATTTGAATCTAGAACAACTTGTAGAGTTGTGGATACAGACAAAAAAACCAGATAAAAATGGCGATTCCCATGACTCAGAACAGAGTCAGCTAGTCAGCATTTTTTGGGCATTACTACTGCTGTCGGCTCAATCCAAAGTAGAGCTATTTCAAGAAGAATTTTATCAGGAGATTAAAATTCGCTTACCAACAGGTAACAGGGAATTTCCGATAGGACTTTAA
- a CDS encoding WD40 repeat domain-containing protein — protein sequence MYILKTSKYLSLAFSPNGRTLVSGSDDGTIKIRVVTIRTRSPTSDLNLLLIFRFENRSRGSG from the coding sequence TTGTATATATTAAAAACATCAAAGTATCTATCCCTGGCCTTCAGCCCTAATGGTAGAACTTTGGTGAGTGGAAGTGATGACGGCACTATTAAAATTAGAGTAGTCACAATCAGAACAAGATCCCCGACTTCTGACTTGAATTTGTTGTTGATTTTTAGGTTTGAAAATAGAAGTCGGGGATCTGGGTAG
- a CDS encoding Uma2 family endonuclease — MILQTHPTQKTPIVTWEQLPADFILPDDPVENIQQPPLAAALTDALGAAGRILPQMLIGSNFGLVATLNKKIIVKDPDWFYVPQVHPVAADVVRRSYTPNLEGEAVAVVMEFLSDTEGGELSVRSTPPYGKLYFYEHILKVPTYVTYDPYEPSLEVRCLQNGEYTKQQADTNGRFWIPELELFLGIWPGERLCQTMNWLRWWNREGNLLLWSSEQAEQERQRAEQERQRADLLAAKLRELGVDPNTIV; from the coding sequence ATGATTCTACAAACTCACCCAACTCAAAAAACACCCATTGTTACCTGGGAACAACTTCCCGCTGATTTTATTTTACCTGACGACCCAGTGGAAAATATTCAACAACCGCCTTTAGCTGCTGCATTAACCGATGCTTTAGGTGCAGCAGGACGCATCCTCCCACAAATGCTGATTGGCTCTAATTTTGGACTTGTAGCCACTTTAAACAAAAAAATCATTGTCAAAGACCCCGACTGGTTTTATGTGCCACAGGTGCATCCTGTAGCTGCTGATGTGGTGCGTCGCAGTTATACTCCCAACTTAGAAGGGGAAGCGGTGGCTGTAGTGATGGAATTTCTTTCCGATACAGAAGGTGGAGAGTTATCAGTACGTTCCACACCACCTTATGGAAAGCTGTATTTTTATGAACACATTCTCAAAGTTCCTACTTATGTCACCTATGATCCCTACGAACCCAGTTTAGAAGTCCGCTGTTTGCAAAATGGAGAATACACCAAACAACAAGCGGATACTAATGGGCGTTTTTGGATTCCTGAGTTAGAGCTATTTTTAGGAATTTGGCCAGGTGAAAGATTATGTCAAACCATGAACTGGTTGCGGTGGTGGAATAGGGAAGGAAATTTGCTACTTTGGAGTAGCGAACAAGCCGAACAAGAACGCCAACGTGCAGAACAAGAACGCCAACGGGCTGATTTATTAGCAGCTAAGTTACGAGAACTAGGTGTTGATCCTAACACAATTGTATAA
- a CDS encoding AI-2E family transporter: MRRSASVQTLLIYGLSGPIIALNVWLLSVLFSYFQHPITILSIAAILAFLLNYPVKLFERVRITRSQSVIIVLIITLTLLIILGVTLVPIVIEQTIQLLNKIPDWLASSQANLEKLQIIARQRRINIDLSLVTNQVNANIQNLVQQIASGAVGFAGTLLSGLFNVVLVFVLAFYMLLYGGRVWSGLVNLLPSSIGIPLTKSLQLNFQNFFLSQLLLGLFMVITLTPIFLFLRIPFALLFAIVIGISQLIPFIGASLGIGLVTLLVLLQNWWLAFPAAVAAMIMQQIKDNLLAPKLMGDFIGLNPIWIFVAILMGFEIAGLLGTLVAVPIAGTIKGTFDAIKNSKHNNFVSNFTVEYDSPPDTDH; encoded by the coding sequence ATGCGCCGTTCAGCCTCTGTCCAAACTCTGTTAATTTATGGTCTGAGTGGTCCGATTATCGCTCTCAATGTCTGGCTACTGTCTGTGCTTTTTAGTTATTTTCAGCATCCAATTACTATTCTTAGTATTGCGGCAATTCTGGCTTTTTTACTCAATTATCCGGTGAAATTATTTGAGAGAGTGCGAATTACACGCTCTCAATCAGTAATAATCGTCCTAATTATTACTTTAACCTTATTGATTATTTTAGGTGTTACCCTCGTACCGATAGTAATTGAGCAAACAATCCAACTTTTAAATAAGATTCCTGATTGGTTGGCCTCCAGTCAAGCCAACCTGGAGAAATTGCAGATTATAGCACGTCAAAGAAGGATAAATATTGATTTAAGCTTAGTAACTAATCAAGTCAATGCTAATATTCAAAATTTAGTGCAACAGATAGCTTCCGGTGCAGTTGGGTTTGCGGGGACGCTGTTGTCAGGATTATTTAATGTAGTATTAGTATTTGTACTGGCGTTTTATATGCTGTTATATGGCGGCCGTGTCTGGTCTGGTTTAGTGAATCTTTTACCATCTAGTATCGGTATCCCTCTAACTAAATCTTTACAGCTAAATTTTCAGAATTTTTTCCTCAGCCAACTACTACTGGGGTTATTTATGGTTATCACCCTGACACCAATTTTTCTATTTCTGAGAATACCTTTTGCGCTGTTATTTGCGATCGTTATTGGTATATCTCAACTTATTCCTTTTATTGGAGCATCTTTAGGCATAGGTTTAGTTACACTTTTAGTACTACTACAAAATTGGTGGTTAGCCTTTCCAGCAGCAGTAGCAGCAATGATCATGCAACAAATTAAAGATAACCTCTTAGCTCCTAAGTTGATGGGTGACTTTATCGGACTTAATCCCATCTGGATTTTTGTCGCTATTTTAATGGGGTTTGAAATTGCTGGCTTGTTGGGAACTCTGGTGGCTGTGCCAATTGCTGGTACTATCAAAGGCACATTCGATGCTATCAAAAATAGTAAGCATAATAACTTTGTATCAAATTTTACGGTTGAATATGATTCTCCACCTGATACAGATCATTAA
- a CDS encoding sugar phosphate nucleotidyltransferase: MKAMILAAGKGTRVRPITYTIPKPMIPILQKPVMEFLLELLRQHGFDEIMVNVSHLAEEIENYFRDGQRFGVQIGYSFEGKIDDDGKLVGEAIGSAGGMRRIQDFSPFFDDTFVVLCGDALIDLDLTAAVKWHKSKGAIATIITKSVPKEEVSSYGVVVTDEDNRVKAFQEKPSTEEALSTNINTGIYIFEPEVFDYIPSGVEFDIGGELFPKLVEINAPFYAIPMDFEWVDIGKVPDYWRAIRGVLLGEIKNVQIPGHEVAPGIYTGLNVAVNWDKVDITGPVYIGGMTRIEDGAKIIGPAMIGPNCWICSGATVDNSVIFEWSRLGPGVRLVDKLVFGRYCVDKTGAAIDVQAAALDWLITDARQTPPADTPIERQAIAELLGTNSI; this comes from the coding sequence ATGAAAGCGATGATTCTCGCAGCAGGTAAGGGTACACGTGTTCGTCCTATTACTTATACTATTCCCAAACCGATGATTCCCATCCTGCAAAAACCAGTGATGGAATTTTTACTGGAACTTTTACGCCAACATGGATTTGACGAAATTATGGTCAATGTCAGCCATTTGGCTGAGGAAATAGAAAATTATTTCCGTGACGGTCAGCGGTTTGGCGTGCAGATTGGTTATTCTTTTGAAGGAAAAATTGATGATGACGGTAAACTTGTAGGGGAAGCAATCGGCTCGGCTGGAGGAATGCGTCGCATCCAAGACTTTTCACCATTTTTTGATGATACCTTTGTGGTATTATGCGGCGATGCATTGATTGATTTAGATTTAACTGCGGCAGTAAAGTGGCATAAGTCCAAGGGGGCAATTGCGACTATTATTACGAAGTCTGTCCCCAAGGAAGAAGTCTCTAGCTATGGGGTAGTTGTAACAGACGAAGATAATCGCGTCAAGGCTTTCCAAGAAAAACCCTCCACAGAGGAAGCTCTCAGTACTAATATCAACACAGGTATTTACATTTTTGAGCCAGAAGTGTTTGACTATATTCCTTCTGGGGTTGAGTTTGATATTGGTGGTGAATTGTTTCCAAAACTTGTGGAAATTAATGCGCCTTTCTATGCTATTCCCATGGATTTTGAATGGGTAGATATTGGAAAAGTCCCAGATTACTGGCGGGCGATTCGGGGTGTGTTGCTAGGGGAAATCAAAAATGTGCAAATTCCCGGTCATGAAGTGGCTCCTGGTATTTACACTGGTTTGAATGTAGCTGTGAATTGGGACAAGGTGGATATCACTGGTCCAGTTTATATTGGCGGTATGACTAGAATCGAAGATGGAGCGAAAATAATCGGACCGGCGATGATTGGTCCTAATTGTTGGATTTGTAGTGGTGCAACTGTAGACAACAGTGTGATTTTTGAATGGTCACGCTTGGGACCGGGTGTGCGTTTGGTAGATAAGCTGGTGTTTGGACGTTATTGTGTAGATAAGACAGGAGCAGCAATTGATGTCCAAGCTGCGGCTTTAGACTGGCTGATTACTGATGCTCGTCAAACACCACCAGCTGATACTCCCATAGAACGTCAAGCGATCGCTGAATTGTTAGGGACAAATTCTATTTAG
- the argB gene encoding acetylglutamate kinase has product MMVNDTEYIRQAEANRVEILSEALPYIQKFAGRTVVVKYGGAAMKDNTLKDKVIRDIVFLSCVGLRPILVHGGGPEINSWLGKLGIEAQFKNGLRVTDAATMDVVEMVLVGRVNKEIVSLINQAGGMAVGLCGKDGHLITARPQGDQGIGFVGEVSNVNIKILDTLSKNGYIPVVSSVAADDSGQAYNINADTVAGEIAAALGAEKLILLTDTRGILKDYQDPSTLVAKVDIPEARELIANGTVSGGMIPKVTCCVRSLAQGVKAAHIIDGRIPHALLLEIFTDVGIGTMILGSQFK; this is encoded by the coding sequence ATGATGGTCAACGATACCGAGTATATCAGGCAAGCTGAAGCTAATCGCGTTGAAATCCTCAGCGAAGCACTACCTTACATTCAAAAATTTGCAGGTCGCACCGTTGTTGTTAAATACGGAGGTGCAGCCATGAAAGATAACACCCTCAAAGATAAAGTTATCCGCGACATTGTATTTTTGTCCTGCGTCGGATTACGACCAATTTTAGTACATGGTGGTGGACCAGAAATTAACAGTTGGTTAGGTAAACTGGGGATTGAGGCACAGTTTAAGAACGGTTTGCGCGTCACCGATGCCGCGACAATGGATGTGGTAGAAATGGTGTTAGTCGGTCGAGTCAATAAAGAAATTGTCTCCTTGATTAACCAAGCTGGTGGTATGGCTGTGGGACTGTGCGGTAAAGATGGACACTTAATCACCGCTCGTCCTCAAGGTGATCAAGGTATTGGCTTTGTTGGGGAAGTTAGCAATGTGAATATCAAGATTTTAGATACTTTGTCTAAAAATGGTTATATTCCTGTGGTTTCTAGCGTGGCTGCTGATGATAGCGGACAGGCTTATAATATTAACGCTGATACAGTCGCAGGGGAAATCGCTGCTGCACTAGGTGCGGAAAAATTGATTTTGCTTACCGACACGAGGGGGATTTTAAAAGATTATCAAGATCCTTCCACCTTAGTCGCCAAAGTAGATATTCCTGAAGCTCGTGAATTAATTGCCAATGGTACAGTCAGTGGGGGTATGATTCCTAAAGTAACTTGTTGTGTGCGATCGCTCGCCCAAGGAGTTAAAGCCGCACACATCATTGATGGCCGTATTCCTCACGCCCTGCTGTTGGAGATATTCACAGATGTGGGGATTGGAACAATGATTCTGGGTTCTCAGTTTAAATAA
- a CDS encoding NB-ARC domain-containing protein: MVIMSSQVVEEEFIEAQKNWDLEKLYLDLGSAKRKALTPVEKKFLRGLLCGCSPAEIAKRVYQSRSSSTVRVYLSNGLYKYIEDMLSTQAGYSVKVKNWSHVTHLLEKAGYKKNWVELNPSITLIQDTKTQETDLIAATSPKIQDWGEAVDVSGFCGRKTELDTVSEWISQQHCRLVVILGMGGIGKTAFSIKLAEGIQDQFEYVIWRSLHLYPSINEMLSNIMQILSPTLEIDQTATLNSRISQLINSLRNVRCLLVLDDVDSILSSVGDETSVPSSTIGNTLDGLSPIRYHPGYEGYGELIRRVGDSQHQSCLLLTSREKPPEIAAIEGKKLPVRSFNLTGLNKKESLVILKAKGFAESQYPECSVLIDYYAGNPLFLKLVATTIQDLFGGSIYEFLEQGTLAFGDIRQILDQQFYHLSELEISIIYWLALNPDCTSIHNVPSNIIPGLSPRLAQRLILETIELLQRRSLIEKNKVLTDTYPTPPLINSQLFSLAPGIVLRDYIIERLMVENFKSHLATESNLLLRNPIVAAQLKIDMKKSIVNSKV; the protein is encoded by the coding sequence ATGGTGATAATGAGTTCTCAAGTGGTGGAAGAAGAATTTATAGAAGCACAGAAAAATTGGGACTTAGAGAAATTATACCTAGATTTAGGTTCTGCAAAGAGAAAAGCCTTAACACCTGTGGAAAAGAAATTCCTGAGAGGGTTGCTTTGTGGTTGTAGTCCTGCGGAAATAGCAAAAAGAGTTTATCAAAGTCGCAGTAGCAGTACAGTCAGAGTTTATTTGTCGAATGGATTGTATAAATACATAGAGGATATGCTGAGTACTCAAGCCGGATACTCAGTCAAGGTGAAAAACTGGAGTCATGTAACTCATTTATTAGAAAAAGCTGGGTATAAAAAAAATTGGGTGGAATTAAACCCAAGCATCACTTTGATTCAAGATACTAAAACGCAAGAAACCGATTTAATTGCTGCTACATCCCCAAAGATTCAAGATTGGGGTGAAGCCGTTGATGTCAGCGGCTTTTGTGGAAGGAAGACAGAATTAGACACAGTTTCTGAGTGGATTTCACAACAGCACTGTCGGTTAGTTGTAATTTTGGGGATGGGTGGAATTGGTAAAACTGCTTTTTCCATCAAGTTAGCAGAGGGGATTCAAGATCAGTTTGAATATGTAATCTGGCGATCGCTACATCTATATCCATCAATAAATGAGATGTTAAGTAATATCATGCAGATATTGTCGCCAACCCTAGAAATAGATCAGACAGCAACTCTCAACAGCCGGATTTCTCAACTGATTAATAGTTTACGCAATGTTCGTTGTCTTTTGGTCTTAGATGATGTTGACTCAATTTTATCTAGTGTAGGAGACGAAACCTCCGTACCATCTTCTACTATAGGTAATACACTTGATGGTCTTTCCCCGATTCGGTATCATCCTGGTTATGAAGGCTATGGTGAATTGATTAGAAGGGTGGGAGATTCCCAACATCAAAGTTGCTTATTATTAACTAGCCGGGAAAAACCGCCGGAAATTGCGGCGATTGAAGGAAAAAAATTACCTGTTCGTTCTTTCAACTTGACTGGTTTAAACAAGAAAGAAAGCCTGGTTATCCTTAAAGCTAAAGGATTCGCTGAGTCTCAATATCCAGAATGTAGTGTATTAATTGACTACTATGCGGGGAATCCATTATTTTTAAAGTTGGTTGCGACTACTATTCAAGATTTGTTTGGTGGTAGTATCTATGAGTTTCTGGAACAGGGTACTTTAGCATTTGGTGATATTCGCCAGATTTTAGACCAGCAGTTCTATCATTTGTCAGAGTTAGAGATATCTATTATATATTGGCTGGCACTCAATCCAGATTGCACTTCTATACATAATGTGCCGAGTAATATTATCCCTGGTTTGTCACCAAGATTGGCACAAAGATTAATTCTGGAAACGATAGAATTACTGCAGCGGCGATCGCTCATTGAGAAAAATAAAGTGCTGACAGATACTTATCCTACACCTCCCCTCATCAACAGCCAACTATTTTCTTTAGCGCCTGGCATAGTTTTAAGGGACTATATAATCGAACGCTTAATGGTAGAAAATTTTAAATCTCATCTAGCCACAGAAAGTAACTTATTGCTACGTAATCCCATTGTGGCGGCACAATTGAAAATTGACATGAAAAAAAGTATTGTTAATAGCAAGGTTTAA